A window from Mus caroli chromosome 2, CAROLI_EIJ_v1.1, whole genome shotgun sequence encodes these proteins:
- the LOC110290290 gene encoding speedy protein E4-like, which yields MSTPVASDTTPRLQKPTKGQKKKVPVKATIASSDRRSEMSPVSPKSCKQNDSGKQVPVDSVCLAKKAPQVSSILASSDGSAGDVPEQRSKRKRGQRKRKLDNIKMDPGVCVTLASSDASAGDVPVQQTKRKRVHKTRTLVDVKAATQEGSVLVSSTATPEAAPGATSELKFPRKGKKRSIWTVNRIEGMKLILNKKRRPSYRPEDLEAFYRLLEDPVVQNFLAADIFFRVSDKYLLSMVVEYFGRVGLPGHLYNRIYFFLALYIACDMEEDDPISKRSIFQFLLGRDTWQGLYKDFLKLQKDFILAMDYQAWVTPDQCAEIQNQNPQHWVWSRVRQGTP from the exons ATGTCCACACCAGTTGCCTCAGATACCACACCAAGGCTTCAGAAGCCAACAAAAggtcaaaagaaaaaagtgcCTGTGAAAGCAACGATAG CTTCTTCAGACAGAAGATCCGAGATGTCACCTGTCTCCCCAAAGTCCTGCAAGCAGAATGATTCAGGGAAACAGGTGCCAGTGGACAGTGTTTGCTTGGCAAAAAAAG CTCCACAGGTCAGCAGCATTCTGGCTTCCAGTGATGGCTCTGCAGGGGATGTCCCTGAGCAGAGATCCAAGAGGAAAAGgggccaaagaaaaagaaaactggacaATATCAAGATGG ATCCAGGAGTCTGTGTCACTCTTGCCTCCAGTGATGCCTCGGCAGGGGATGTCCCTGTGCAGCAAACCAAAAGGAAGAGGGTTCACAAGACAAGGACACTTGTGGATGTTAAAGCAG CTACCCAAGAGGGCAGCGTGCTGGTCTCTAGCACAGCCACCCCTGAAGCTGCCCCTGGAGCCACCTCAGAGCTCAAGTTCcccaggaaggggaagaaaaggagcaTATGGACTGTGAACCGTATAGAGGGGATGAAACTCATACTGAACAAGAAGAGAAGACCCAGCTACCGCCCTGAGGACCTCGAAGCCTTCTACCGACTTCTGG AGGATCCTGTGGTCCAGAATTTCTTGGCAGCGGACATTTTCTTCAGGGTATCTGACAAG TACCTGCTGTCTATGGTGGTGGAGTATTTTGGTCGAGTTGGGCTTCCTGGACATCTCTACAACAGGATCTACTTCTTCCTGGCCCT CTACATCGCCTGTGACATGGAAGAGGATGACCCCATATCCAAGAGGAGCATCTTCCAATTCTTGCTGGGCAGAGACACCTGGCAAGGCTTATACAAGGATTTCCTGAAGCTGCAGAAGGATTTCATCCTAGCCATGGATTACCAAGCCTGGGTCACACCAGATCAGTGTGCAGAG ATCCAGAACCAGAACCCACAGCACTGGGTCTGGAGCCGGGTGCGCCAGGGCACCCCTTAG